Proteins encoded together in one Xiphophorus maculatus strain JP 163 A chromosome 13, X_maculatus-5.0-male, whole genome shotgun sequence window:
- the LOC102220508 gene encoding uncharacterized protein LOC102220508 isoform X2 — MDNLETPYEEDDGFIECTVCEKSLRGNTLYKIHLTTPGHLKKEDALVAEGKAVREHIMPKFKDILHYLEYLNLDEPIIGLNFLEEVANFEPQLGARYTCKLCSQTSNLAEMVCHVIGRKHRQKYVELKRPDLVTWDSHTINTQGGKIMRAKAEIVERQNGRGVPEPLLRKGVEGRLNITRVPKHRQRFVPDVPPLLPELREYRQNKDFSGIYPDHLSRGRFEEGRRGADYMEGPTYREDRMNLDCYTRPLLEYADDPLQSAMLDPRDVSRYDHRPTVPQSLDYLPEASAHKRPYSERDPLEEFYSEEIRRGQVRSQGYQPSPKMMYIEDEKLRRSLEREPGLDNLRRHGSSEPEAKRRNLSAPFESDRSRESSFDILKDYHHERKDPYQEEVFKRGRPTTAQTHGEGPSSMSNIPEPFRRFLKGNRAEEGMSRRKSRFSDATPDEVKMAKEMYRDDYGLPYTQTGANVRPGDAPMRPDIHYGEPQPPHHGAGEGYNREGFHGPSIFDLLKNVEIDNAEEANFLKSKISKLLEEFKSKKMEKAGYDPGRAEVPKNYSDLNPNPQLPQVYLYDRPAREESDLRRSEELGFSNGNRLGWEQRDQTPAQRFHEYNHGEPRHSSRSRFEDKQPQYPESMRPHDYKAPSENYFDPHSSAPPLQMEQDSRMHRDPRYSSNMDKITCALMDLVARK, encoded by the exons GGAAGGCTGTCAGAGAACATATCATGCCAAAGTTTAAGGACATTTTACACTATCTGGAATACCTGAATCTCGATGAGCCCATCATTG GTTTGAATTTTTTGGAAGAAGTGGCCAATTTTGAGCCACAGTTGGGTGCCAGATACACCTGCAAGTTATGCAGTCAGACATCCAACCTTGCAGAAATGGTCTGCCATGTTATTGGTCGTAAACACCGGCAAAAATATGTG GAGTTAAAACGGCCGGACTTGGTTACCTGGGACAGTCACACCATAAATACCCAAGGAGGGAAGATAATGCGAGCCAAAGCGGAGATAGTTGAAAGACAAAATGGACGAGGAGTTCCAGAA CCATTGTTGAGAAAGGGGGTTGAAGGAAGACTGAACATCACAAGAG ttccAAAGCACAGACAAAGATTCGTACCTGATGTGCCTCCCCTCTTACCTGAATTGCGGGAGTATCGCCAAAATAAGGATTTTTCTGGGATCTATCCAGACCATCTCAGCCGTGGTCGCTTTGAAGAGGGACGGAGAGGAGCGGATTACATGGAAGGTCCAACTTACCGAGAGGATCGCATGAACCTCGATTGCTACACCAGGCCACTTCTGGAATATGCCGACGATCCACTGCAGTCAGCAATGCTTGACCCACGAGACGTTTCCAGGTACGATCACAGGCCCACTGTGCCGCAGTCGCTGGATTATCTACCTGAAGCTTCTGCTCATAAAAGACCCTACTCAGAACGAGACCCACTGGAGGAGTTCTACTCTGAGGAAATTCGCCGCGGTCAAGTTCGTTCTCAAGGATACCAGCCCTCTCCGAAGATGATGTATATAGAAGATGAAAAGCTGAGAAGGTCCCTGGAGAGGGAACCTGGACTTGACAATTTGAGAAGACATGGGTCAAGTGAACCAGAGGCTAAGAGGAGAAACCTGTCTGCTCCTTTCGAAAGTGATCGCTCACGCGAGTCTTCGTTTGACATACTTAAAGATTATCATCATGAAAGGAAAGACCCGTATCAAGAGGAGGTGTTTAAGAGGGGGAGACCCACTACAGCTCAGACACACGGAGAAGGTCCCAGTTCCATGTCTAACATACCAGAGCCGTTCAGGCGCTTCCTGAAAGGTAATAGAGCCGAGGAAGGTATGAGCAGGCGAAAAAGCCGCTTTTCTGATGCCACACCAGACGAAGTAAAGATGGCAAAGGAGAT GTACAGAGATGATTATGGACTTCCATACACTCAAACTGGTGCAAATGTTCGACCAGGTGATGCACCAATGAGGCCGGACATCCACTACGGAGAACCTCAG cctccACATCATGGAGCAGGGGAAGGCTACAATAGAGAAGGCTTTCATGGGCCAAGCATTTTTGACCTTCTG aaaaatgttgaaattgatAATGCAGAAGAGGCCAACTTCCTGAAGAGCAAAATTTCCAAACTTCTGGAAGAATTTAAGAGCAAAAAGATGGAGAAAGCTGGG TATGACCCCGGTCGAGCCGAAGTCCCCAAAAATTACAGTGACCTAAACCCGAACCCACAGCTTCCTCAAGTGTACCTGTATGATAGACCCGCAAGAGAGGAGTCTGACCTCAGACGATCCGAAGAGCTCGGTTTCAGCAATGGTAACAGACTTGGTTGGGAGCAGCGTGATCAGACACCTGCACAGCGGTTCCATGAATACAACCATGGGGAACCCAGACACTCCAGCAGAAGTCGTTTTGAAG ATAAACAACCTCAATATCCTGAGTCCATGCGTCCTCATGACTACAAAGCTCCTTCTGAGAACTATTTTGACCCTCACTCCTCTGCACCGCCGCTCCAAATGGAACAAGACAGCAGGATGCATCGTGATCCTCGCTACTCTTCAAATATGGATAAAATCACCTGTGCCCTCATGGATCTTGTCGCAAGAAAATAG
- the LOC102220508 gene encoding uncharacterized protein LOC102220508 isoform X3, with protein MPKFKDILHYLEYLNLDEPIIGLNFLEEVANFEPQLGARYTCKLCSQTSNLAEMVCHVIGRKHRQKYVELKRPDLVTWDSHTINTQGGKIMRAKAEIVERQNGRGVPEPLLRKGVEGRLNITRVPKHRQRFVPDVPPLLPELREYRQNKDFSGIYPDHLSRGRFEEGRRGADYMEGPTYREDRMNLDCYTRPLLEYADDPLQSAMLDPRDVSRYDHRPTVPQSLDYLPEASAHKRPYSERDPLEEFYSEEIRRGQVRSQGYQPSPKMMYIEDEKLRRSLEREPGLDNLRRHGSSEPEAKRRNLSAPFESDRSRESSFDILKDYHHERKDPYQEEVFKRGRPTTAQTHGEGPSSMSNIPEPFRRFLKGNRAEEGMSRRKSRFSDATPDEVKMAKEMYRDDYGLPYTQTGANVRPGDAPMRPDIHYGEPQPPHHGAGEGYNREGFHGPSIFDLLKNVEIDNAEEANFLKSKISKLLEEFKSKKMEKAGQYDPGRAEVPKNYSDLNPNPQLPQVYLYDRPAREESDLRRSEELGFSNGNRLGWEQRDQTPAQRFHEYNHGEPRHSSRSRFEDKQPQYPESMRPHDYKAPSENYFDPHSSAPPLQMEQDSRMHRDPRYSSNMDKITCALMDLVARK; from the exons ATGCCAAAGTTTAAGGACATTTTACACTATCTGGAATACCTGAATCTCGATGAGCCCATCATTG GTTTGAATTTTTTGGAAGAAGTGGCCAATTTTGAGCCACAGTTGGGTGCCAGATACACCTGCAAGTTATGCAGTCAGACATCCAACCTTGCAGAAATGGTCTGCCATGTTATTGGTCGTAAACACCGGCAAAAATATGTG GAGTTAAAACGGCCGGACTTGGTTACCTGGGACAGTCACACCATAAATACCCAAGGAGGGAAGATAATGCGAGCCAAAGCGGAGATAGTTGAAAGACAAAATGGACGAGGAGTTCCAGAA CCATTGTTGAGAAAGGGGGTTGAAGGAAGACTGAACATCACAAGAG ttccAAAGCACAGACAAAGATTCGTACCTGATGTGCCTCCCCTCTTACCTGAATTGCGGGAGTATCGCCAAAATAAGGATTTTTCTGGGATCTATCCAGACCATCTCAGCCGTGGTCGCTTTGAAGAGGGACGGAGAGGAGCGGATTACATGGAAGGTCCAACTTACCGAGAGGATCGCATGAACCTCGATTGCTACACCAGGCCACTTCTGGAATATGCCGACGATCCACTGCAGTCAGCAATGCTTGACCCACGAGACGTTTCCAGGTACGATCACAGGCCCACTGTGCCGCAGTCGCTGGATTATCTACCTGAAGCTTCTGCTCATAAAAGACCCTACTCAGAACGAGACCCACTGGAGGAGTTCTACTCTGAGGAAATTCGCCGCGGTCAAGTTCGTTCTCAAGGATACCAGCCCTCTCCGAAGATGATGTATATAGAAGATGAAAAGCTGAGAAGGTCCCTGGAGAGGGAACCTGGACTTGACAATTTGAGAAGACATGGGTCAAGTGAACCAGAGGCTAAGAGGAGAAACCTGTCTGCTCCTTTCGAAAGTGATCGCTCACGCGAGTCTTCGTTTGACATACTTAAAGATTATCATCATGAAAGGAAAGACCCGTATCAAGAGGAGGTGTTTAAGAGGGGGAGACCCACTACAGCTCAGACACACGGAGAAGGTCCCAGTTCCATGTCTAACATACCAGAGCCGTTCAGGCGCTTCCTGAAAGGTAATAGAGCCGAGGAAGGTATGAGCAGGCGAAAAAGCCGCTTTTCTGATGCCACACCAGACGAAGTAAAGATGGCAAAGGAGAT GTACAGAGATGATTATGGACTTCCATACACTCAAACTGGTGCAAATGTTCGACCAGGTGATGCACCAATGAGGCCGGACATCCACTACGGAGAACCTCAG cctccACATCATGGAGCAGGGGAAGGCTACAATAGAGAAGGCTTTCATGGGCCAAGCATTTTTGACCTTCTG aaaaatgttgaaattgatAATGCAGAAGAGGCCAACTTCCTGAAGAGCAAAATTTCCAAACTTCTGGAAGAATTTAAGAGCAAAAAGATGGAGAAAGCTGGG CAGTATGACCCCGGTCGAGCCGAAGTCCCCAAAAATTACAGTGACCTAAACCCGAACCCACAGCTTCCTCAAGTGTACCTGTATGATAGACCCGCAAGAGAGGAGTCTGACCTCAGACGATCCGAAGAGCTCGGTTTCAGCAATGGTAACAGACTTGGTTGGGAGCAGCGTGATCAGACACCTGCACAGCGGTTCCATGAATACAACCATGGGGAACCCAGACACTCCAGCAGAAGTCGTTTTGAAG ATAAACAACCTCAATATCCTGAGTCCATGCGTCCTCATGACTACAAAGCTCCTTCTGAGAACTATTTTGACCCTCACTCCTCTGCACCGCCGCTCCAAATGGAACAAGACAGCAGGATGCATCGTGATCCTCGCTACTCTTCAAATATGGATAAAATCACCTGTGCCCTCATGGATCTTGTCGCAAGAAAATAG
- the LOC102220508 gene encoding uncharacterized protein LOC102220508 isoform X1, translating to MDNLETPYEEDDGFIECTVCEKSLRGNTLYKIHLTTPGHLKKEDALVAEGKAVREHIMPKFKDILHYLEYLNLDEPIIGLNFLEEVANFEPQLGARYTCKLCSQTSNLAEMVCHVIGRKHRQKYVELKRPDLVTWDSHTINTQGGKIMRAKAEIVERQNGRGVPEPLLRKGVEGRLNITRVPKHRQRFVPDVPPLLPELREYRQNKDFSGIYPDHLSRGRFEEGRRGADYMEGPTYREDRMNLDCYTRPLLEYADDPLQSAMLDPRDVSRYDHRPTVPQSLDYLPEASAHKRPYSERDPLEEFYSEEIRRGQVRSQGYQPSPKMMYIEDEKLRRSLEREPGLDNLRRHGSSEPEAKRRNLSAPFESDRSRESSFDILKDYHHERKDPYQEEVFKRGRPTTAQTHGEGPSSMSNIPEPFRRFLKGNRAEEGMSRRKSRFSDATPDEVKMAKEMYRDDYGLPYTQTGANVRPGDAPMRPDIHYGEPQPPHHGAGEGYNREGFHGPSIFDLLKNVEIDNAEEANFLKSKISKLLEEFKSKKMEKAGQYDPGRAEVPKNYSDLNPNPQLPQVYLYDRPAREESDLRRSEELGFSNGNRLGWEQRDQTPAQRFHEYNHGEPRHSSRSRFEDKQPQYPESMRPHDYKAPSENYFDPHSSAPPLQMEQDSRMHRDPRYSSNMDKITCALMDLVARK from the exons GGAAGGCTGTCAGAGAACATATCATGCCAAAGTTTAAGGACATTTTACACTATCTGGAATACCTGAATCTCGATGAGCCCATCATTG GTTTGAATTTTTTGGAAGAAGTGGCCAATTTTGAGCCACAGTTGGGTGCCAGATACACCTGCAAGTTATGCAGTCAGACATCCAACCTTGCAGAAATGGTCTGCCATGTTATTGGTCGTAAACACCGGCAAAAATATGTG GAGTTAAAACGGCCGGACTTGGTTACCTGGGACAGTCACACCATAAATACCCAAGGAGGGAAGATAATGCGAGCCAAAGCGGAGATAGTTGAAAGACAAAATGGACGAGGAGTTCCAGAA CCATTGTTGAGAAAGGGGGTTGAAGGAAGACTGAACATCACAAGAG ttccAAAGCACAGACAAAGATTCGTACCTGATGTGCCTCCCCTCTTACCTGAATTGCGGGAGTATCGCCAAAATAAGGATTTTTCTGGGATCTATCCAGACCATCTCAGCCGTGGTCGCTTTGAAGAGGGACGGAGAGGAGCGGATTACATGGAAGGTCCAACTTACCGAGAGGATCGCATGAACCTCGATTGCTACACCAGGCCACTTCTGGAATATGCCGACGATCCACTGCAGTCAGCAATGCTTGACCCACGAGACGTTTCCAGGTACGATCACAGGCCCACTGTGCCGCAGTCGCTGGATTATCTACCTGAAGCTTCTGCTCATAAAAGACCCTACTCAGAACGAGACCCACTGGAGGAGTTCTACTCTGAGGAAATTCGCCGCGGTCAAGTTCGTTCTCAAGGATACCAGCCCTCTCCGAAGATGATGTATATAGAAGATGAAAAGCTGAGAAGGTCCCTGGAGAGGGAACCTGGACTTGACAATTTGAGAAGACATGGGTCAAGTGAACCAGAGGCTAAGAGGAGAAACCTGTCTGCTCCTTTCGAAAGTGATCGCTCACGCGAGTCTTCGTTTGACATACTTAAAGATTATCATCATGAAAGGAAAGACCCGTATCAAGAGGAGGTGTTTAAGAGGGGGAGACCCACTACAGCTCAGACACACGGAGAAGGTCCCAGTTCCATGTCTAACATACCAGAGCCGTTCAGGCGCTTCCTGAAAGGTAATAGAGCCGAGGAAGGTATGAGCAGGCGAAAAAGCCGCTTTTCTGATGCCACACCAGACGAAGTAAAGATGGCAAAGGAGAT GTACAGAGATGATTATGGACTTCCATACACTCAAACTGGTGCAAATGTTCGACCAGGTGATGCACCAATGAGGCCGGACATCCACTACGGAGAACCTCAG cctccACATCATGGAGCAGGGGAAGGCTACAATAGAGAAGGCTTTCATGGGCCAAGCATTTTTGACCTTCTG aaaaatgttgaaattgatAATGCAGAAGAGGCCAACTTCCTGAAGAGCAAAATTTCCAAACTTCTGGAAGAATTTAAGAGCAAAAAGATGGAGAAAGCTGGG CAGTATGACCCCGGTCGAGCCGAAGTCCCCAAAAATTACAGTGACCTAAACCCGAACCCACAGCTTCCTCAAGTGTACCTGTATGATAGACCCGCAAGAGAGGAGTCTGACCTCAGACGATCCGAAGAGCTCGGTTTCAGCAATGGTAACAGACTTGGTTGGGAGCAGCGTGATCAGACACCTGCACAGCGGTTCCATGAATACAACCATGGGGAACCCAGACACTCCAGCAGAAGTCGTTTTGAAG ATAAACAACCTCAATATCCTGAGTCCATGCGTCCTCATGACTACAAAGCTCCTTCTGAGAACTATTTTGACCCTCACTCCTCTGCACCGCCGCTCCAAATGGAACAAGACAGCAGGATGCATCGTGATCCTCGCTACTCTTCAAATATGGATAAAATCACCTGTGCCCTCATGGATCTTGTCGCAAGAAAATAG